A region from the Brassica napus cultivar Da-Ae chromosome C8, Da-Ae, whole genome shotgun sequence genome encodes:
- the LOC106425987 gene encoding signal peptide peptidase-like 4 isoform X1, whose translation MIQRRSFSCLLYVLGMLLLYSASLVCGGDIVHHDDSIPQRPGCNNNFVLVKVPTRVDGKEKEEFVGVGARFGPTLESKEKHATLIKLALADPPDCCTTPKSKLTGEVILVHRGNCSFTTKTKVAEAAGASAILIINNSTDLFKMVCEKGENVLDINIPVVMLPIDAGRSLEETVQSNSIVTLQLYSPKRPAVDVAEVFLWLMAVGTILCASYWSAWTAREEAIEQDKLLKDGSDELLQVSTTSSRGVVEITVISAILFVVVASCFLIMLYKLMSFWFIEVLVVLFCIGGVEGLQTCLVALLSCFRWFRRIGESYAKVPLLGAVSYLTLAVCPLCIVSAVIWAVYRQYPFAWIGQDILGISLIITVLQIVRVPNLKVGVVLLSCGFMYDIFWVFVSKWWFRESVMIVVARGDKSGEDGIPMLLKIPRMFDPWGGYSIIGFGDIILPGLLVTFALRYDWLANKRLKSGYFLWTMSAYGLGLLITYIALNLMDGHGQPALLYIVPFILGTLTVLGHKRGDLKTLWTTGEPERPCPHVRLQHQS comes from the exons ATGATCCAGCGGAGATCTTTCAGCTGTTTGTTGTATGTTTTGGGGATGTTGTTGTTGTACAGTGCTAGTTTGGTTTGTGGTGGAGACATAGTTCACCACGATGATTCGATTCCACAGAGACCTGGCTGCAACAACAATTTCGTACTG GTCAAAGTCCCAACTCGAGTAGATGGGAAAGAAAAAGAGGAGTTTGTTGGTGTCGGTGCTAGGTTTGGGCCTACCTTGGAATCTAAGGAGAAGCATGCTACCCTCATCAAACTCGCCCTTGCCGACCCTCCTGATTGCTGCACCACCCCCAAATCCAAG CTTACTGGAGAGGTCATTCTTGTTCACCGTGGTAATTGCAGTTTTACCACCAAAACTAAGGTAGCTGAAGCTGCTGGTGCCTCTGCCATCCTCATCATAAACAACAGCACTG ATCTTTTTAAGATGGTATGTGAGAAGGGTGAAAACGTTTTAGATATCAATATCCCTGTTGTTATGCTACCTATTGATGCTGGTAGAAGCCTCGAGGAGACCGTTCAGAGTAACTCCATAG TTACCTTGCAGCTATATTCGCCTAAACGTCCAGCAGTTGATGTGGCTGAGGTCTTTCTATGGCTTATGGCTGTTGGTACCATCCTTTGTGCTTCTTATTGGTCTGCTTGGACCGCTAGGGAAGAAGCCATTGAGCAAGACAAGCTGCTAAAG GACGGATCAGATGAACTGTTGCAGGTATCAACCACAAGCTCTAGAGGGGTTGTTGAGATCACCGTGATATCAGCAATTTTGTTTGTGGTGGTTGCTTCTTGTTTCCTCATCATGCTCTACAAGCTCATGTCATTCTGGTTTATAGAAGTGTTGGTGGTCCTCTTTTGCATCGGTGGCGTAGAG GGGCTGCAAACCTGTTTGGTCGCTTTGCTCTCATG tttcAGATGGTTCCGGCGAATAGGAGAATCATATGCGAAAGTTCCTTTGCTGGGGGCAGTCTCATACTTGACTCTGGCCGTTTGTCCCTTGTGCATAGTATCTGCTGTTATCTGGGCAGTTTACCGCCAATACCCTTTTGCTTGGATAGGCCAAGATATCCTT GGAATCTCGCTGATAATCACAGTTCTTCAAATCGTCCGGGTACCAAATCTTAAG GTTGGAGTTGTTCTTCTCAGCTGTGGCTTCATGTATGACATCTTCTgggtttttgtttcaaaatggtGGTTCCGTGAAAGCGTGATGATTGTGGTAGCTCGTGGTGACAAAAGCGGAGAGGACGGCATCCCTATGCTACTAAAGATCCCACGTATGTTTGATCCTTGGGGTGGCTACAGTATCATCGGTTTTGGCGATATCATCTTACCTGGACTTCTTGTCACTTTTGCACTCAG ATACGACTGGCTGGCAAACAAGAGGCTCAAGTCTGGATACTTCCTTTGGACAATGTCTGCTTATGGTCTAG GTCTTCTCATAACATATATTGCTTTAAACTTGATGGATGGACACGGGCAACCAGCTTTGCTTTACATCGTTCCATTCATACTTG GTACTTTGACAGTGTTAGGTCATAAGAGAGGTGATCTGAAGACCTTATGGACAACAGGGGAACCCGAGAGGCCATGTCCTCACGTTCGCCTTCAACATCAATCTTAA
- the LOC106425987 gene encoding signal peptide peptidase-like 4 isoform X2: MGKKKRSLLVSVLGLGLPWNLRRSMLPSSNSPLPTLLIAAPPPNPSFTTKTKVAEAAGASAILIINNSTDLFKMVCEKGENVLDINIPVVMLPIDAGRSLEETVQSNSIVTLQLYSPKRPAVDVAEVFLWLMAVGTILCASYWSAWTAREEAIEQDKLLKDGSDELLQVSTTSSRGVVEITVISAILFVVVASCFLIMLYKLMSFWFIEVLVVLFCIGGVEGLQTCLVALLSCFRWFRRIGESYAKVPLLGAVSYLTLAVCPLCIVSAVIWAVYRQYPFAWIGQDILGISLIITVLQIVRVPNLKVGVVLLSCGFMYDIFWVFVSKWWFRESVMIVVARGDKSGEDGIPMLLKIPRMFDPWGGYSIIGFGDIILPGLLVTFALRYDWLANKRLKSGYFLWTMSAYGLGLLITYIALNLMDGHGQPALLYIVPFILGTLTVLGHKRGDLKTLWTTGEPERPCPHVRLQHQS; the protein is encoded by the exons ATGGGAAAGAAAAAGAGGAGTTTGTTGGTGTCGGTGCTAGGTTTGGGCCTACCTTGGAATCTAAGGAGAAGCATGCTACCCTCATCAAACTCGCCCTTGCCGACCCTCCTGATTGCTGCACCACCCCCAAATCCAAG TTTTACCACCAAAACTAAGGTAGCTGAAGCTGCTGGTGCCTCTGCCATCCTCATCATAAACAACAGCACTG ATCTTTTTAAGATGGTATGTGAGAAGGGTGAAAACGTTTTAGATATCAATATCCCTGTTGTTATGCTACCTATTGATGCTGGTAGAAGCCTCGAGGAGACCGTTCAGAGTAACTCCATAG TTACCTTGCAGCTATATTCGCCTAAACGTCCAGCAGTTGATGTGGCTGAGGTCTTTCTATGGCTTATGGCTGTTGGTACCATCCTTTGTGCTTCTTATTGGTCTGCTTGGACCGCTAGGGAAGAAGCCATTGAGCAAGACAAGCTGCTAAAG GACGGATCAGATGAACTGTTGCAGGTATCAACCACAAGCTCTAGAGGGGTTGTTGAGATCACCGTGATATCAGCAATTTTGTTTGTGGTGGTTGCTTCTTGTTTCCTCATCATGCTCTACAAGCTCATGTCATTCTGGTTTATAGAAGTGTTGGTGGTCCTCTTTTGCATCGGTGGCGTAGAG GGGCTGCAAACCTGTTTGGTCGCTTTGCTCTCATG tttcAGATGGTTCCGGCGAATAGGAGAATCATATGCGAAAGTTCCTTTGCTGGGGGCAGTCTCATACTTGACTCTGGCCGTTTGTCCCTTGTGCATAGTATCTGCTGTTATCTGGGCAGTTTACCGCCAATACCCTTTTGCTTGGATAGGCCAAGATATCCTT GGAATCTCGCTGATAATCACAGTTCTTCAAATCGTCCGGGTACCAAATCTTAAG GTTGGAGTTGTTCTTCTCAGCTGTGGCTTCATGTATGACATCTTCTgggtttttgtttcaaaatggtGGTTCCGTGAAAGCGTGATGATTGTGGTAGCTCGTGGTGACAAAAGCGGAGAGGACGGCATCCCTATGCTACTAAAGATCCCACGTATGTTTGATCCTTGGGGTGGCTACAGTATCATCGGTTTTGGCGATATCATCTTACCTGGACTTCTTGTCACTTTTGCACTCAG ATACGACTGGCTGGCAAACAAGAGGCTCAAGTCTGGATACTTCCTTTGGACAATGTCTGCTTATGGTCTAG GTCTTCTCATAACATATATTGCTTTAAACTTGATGGATGGACACGGGCAACCAGCTTTGCTTTACATCGTTCCATTCATACTTG GTACTTTGACAGTGTTAGGTCATAAGAGAGGTGATCTGAAGACCTTATGGACAACAGGGGAACCCGAGAGGCCATGTCCTCACGTTCGCCTTCAACATCAATCTTAA
- the LOC106425988 gene encoding phosphatidylinositol transfer protein 3-like, which produces MERSKVGIMRALCDRQDPSTKEVDDLMIRRFLRARDMDIEKASALFLKYLAWKKTVLPKGHIPESEIANDLSHHKVCMQGHDKKGRPILVIVGNRHNPSKGNPEEFKRFVVYALEKICARMPRGEEKFRAIVDLQGWGYSNCDIRGYLAALSTLQDCYPERLDKLYFVRAPYIFMTAWKVIYPFVDTNTKKKIVFVENKKLTPTLLEDIDEAQLPDIYGGKMPLTPIQDSH; this is translated from the exons ATGGAGAGGAGCAAAGTTGGCATTATGAGAGCTCTTTGCGACCGACAAGATCCCTCCACTAAG GAAGTGGATGACCTAATGATCAGGCGGTTTCTTCGGGCGCGTGATATGGACATTGAAAAGGCTTCAGCATTATTCCTCAAGTACCTTGCTTGGAAAAAAACCGTTCTCCCAAAGGGGCACATACCAGAATCAGAGATTGCGAATGATCTGTCGCACCATAAAGTGTGCATGCAGGGACATGACAAGAAGGGTCGACCTATCCTTGTTATCGTTGGCAACAGACACAACCCTTCCAAAGGCAACCCTGAGGAGTTCAAGC GTTTTGTAGTTTACGCGCTGGAGAAGATATGTGCAAg AATGCCGAGAGGTGAAGAAAAATTCAGAGCTATAGTGGATCTGCAAGGGTGGGGATATTCTAACTGTGACATCCGGGGCTACCTTGCTGCTCTTTCCACTTTGCAG GATTGCTATCCAGAGAGACTAGATAAACTCTATTTTGTTCGTGCTCCCTACATTTTCATGACCGCCTGGAAGGTCATTTACCCGTTTGTCGATACCAACACCAAGAAAAAG ATTGTTTTCGTGGAGAACAAGAAACTGACTCCCACTCTGCTTGAAGACATCGACGAAGCTCAACTTCCAGACATCTACGGTGGCAAAATGCCTCTTACTCCTATTCAGGATTCCCATTGA